The following coding sequences lie in one Methylotenera versatilis 301 genomic window:
- a CDS encoding serine aminopeptidase domain-containing protein: protein MRHIIDLANAGKRANTLIILLPGANHLPEDFVTQGFVSTVRQRQLDIDLVMPELAFDQIANQSVLRKIHETVMQPYSTLGYRNIWIAGISIGGYVAIAYAHRYPEQVNGLLLLAPYPGNRITTSEVALAGGVKAWAPDAIPDDDTERGNWYWLKNNTDTTNVNPTEVHLGYGADDRFSEGIAMMAQTLPEEYVDKISGGHVWPVWQQLWQNFLDKRFSAKS from the coding sequence ATGCGACACATCATTGATTTAGCGAATGCTGGCAAAAGAGCCAATACGCTTATCATTCTGCTTCCTGGTGCCAACCATCTGCCGGAGGATTTTGTTACGCAAGGTTTTGTAAGTACAGTGAGGCAACGTCAATTAGATATCGACCTAGTCATGCCGGAATTAGCGTTTGACCAGATTGCCAATCAAAGCGTATTACGAAAAATCCACGAAACAGTGATGCAACCTTATAGCACTTTGGGCTATCGAAACATTTGGATAGCGGGGATTTCCATCGGCGGTTATGTGGCAATCGCCTATGCACATCGCTATCCTGAGCAAGTGAATGGCTTACTGCTGTTAGCACCTTATCCAGGCAACCGCATCACCACTAGTGAAGTCGCGTTAGCAGGAGGTGTTAAAGCATGGGCACCTGATGCCATTCCAGATGACGATACAGAACGTGGTAATTGGTACTGGTTAAAAAACAATACGGACACTACCAATGTCAATCCTACAGAAGTACATCTAGGCTATGGGGCAGATGATAGATTTTCAGAGGGCATTGCAATGATGGCGCAGACACTGCCTGAGGAATATGTAGATAAGATTTCAGGTGGCCATGTGTGGCCGGTTTGGCAACAGTTATGGCAAAATTTTCTGGACAAAAGATTTAGTGCTAAATCATGA
- a CDS encoding BLUF domain-containing protein, which translates to MKKLLQVIYISRSTFESQETINKIEPNVARILAKSRINNRLNGLVGVLYFGDGVFFQCLEGDEDAVNTLLKKLEADSRHKDLKIISKKYIDKLSFGDWAMKFAPLDEQIKQFLKEHHFQTFDPYLFSGEITNKFLNLLFNAHDGSELQLPSTSNKAINHEQDLINTLNSVRIKINLSLILSAVALVISLVTFLSSHNQI; encoded by the coding sequence ATGAAAAAGCTACTACAAGTCATTTATATCAGTCGATCGACTTTTGAGTCACAAGAAACCATTAATAAAATAGAGCCCAATGTAGCGAGAATCTTAGCTAAATCCAGAATAAATAATCGTTTAAATGGATTAGTCGGCGTTCTTTATTTCGGCGACGGTGTCTTTTTTCAGTGCCTTGAAGGAGATGAAGACGCTGTGAATACTCTGCTTAAGAAATTAGAAGCTGACTCTCGCCATAAAGATTTAAAAATCATATCCAAGAAATATATAGACAAATTGTCCTTCGGTGATTGGGCAATGAAATTTGCACCTTTAGATGAGCAAATAAAACAGTTTCTTAAAGAGCATCACTTTCAGACGTTTGACCCCTATTTATTCTCTGGCGAGATCACTAATAAATTCTTAAATCTACTTTTTAATGCACATGACGGCAGTGAGTTACAGCTACCCTCTACTTCAAATAAGGCTATCAATCATGAGCAAGATCTTATAAATACTTTGAATTCTGTACGAATAAAAATTAACCTTTCTTTAATATTATCAGCAGTTGCATTAGTGATTTCGTTAGTAACATTTTTATCGTCGCACAACCAAATTTAG
- a CDS encoding polysaccharide deacetylase family protein, producing the protein MKNVLATNTQVRNWQPTLLIKISVILHVVLLAALLAAPQLWHWLLAIFIANQLVISVVGLLPRSNWLGPNWTKLPQAATRRHEIALTIDDGPNPLVTRPVLEILDRYQVKATFFQIGEHAMQHPELCREIIERGHAIENHSQRHKLYFSLMGSNGIMREITDGQETLSRITGIRPKFFRAPAGLRNPFLEPVLSRLGLILVSWSVRAFDTQITDTEKVKKTLISGLKPGAIILLHDGNAARSKTNVPIIIAVLPDLLEAARAKGLHFVTLAEAAA; encoded by the coding sequence ATGAAGAACGTTCTAGCAACTAATACTCAAGTAAGGAATTGGCAACCTACTTTATTGATTAAAATTTCAGTCATTCTGCATGTCGTATTATTGGCAGCTCTACTCGCAGCGCCCCAGCTCTGGCATTGGCTACTGGCTATTTTTATTGCCAATCAATTAGTTATCTCTGTAGTTGGGCTGTTGCCGCGCAGCAATTGGCTAGGTCCAAATTGGACGAAACTACCGCAAGCCGCGACGCGTCGTCATGAAATTGCGCTTACCATTGATGATGGCCCGAATCCACTAGTAACCCGACCAGTGCTTGAGATTTTAGACCGTTACCAAGTTAAAGCCACATTTTTTCAAATTGGTGAACATGCAATGCAACACCCTGAACTCTGCCGCGAGATCATAGAACGTGGGCATGCTATTGAGAACCATAGCCAGCGCCATAAGCTATACTTTTCGCTTATGGGTTCAAACGGCATCATGCGTGAAATCACCGATGGCCAAGAGACTTTAAGCCGCATTACTGGTATACGGCCAAAGTTTTTTCGTGCGCCCGCTGGTTTACGCAACCCATTCCTAGAGCCCGTATTGAGCCGTTTAGGTTTAATACTTGTGAGCTGGTCTGTACGTGCTTTTGATACACAAATCACAGATACAGAAAAAGTTAAGAAAACACTGATCTCAGGTTTGAAGCCAGGAGCTATCATCCTCTTGCATGACGGCAATGCTGCACGCAGCAAAACCAATGTGCCTATCATTATTGCCGTGTTGCCTGATTTATTAGAGGCCGCACGAGCAAAAGGTTTACATTTTGTCACTCTGGCTGAAGCCGCAGCTTGA
- a CDS encoding lysophospholipid acyltransferase family protein, whose product MNWIKTNSVSDFLLQIYDYLVLYFGLIWLGFLSLCWTLIASMLYPLLPERYAIYLGRYVIMISFRAYLASLSFSQRCNFDLTELDVLRNDIPMIIAPNHPCLLDAVMVISRLPNVACVMKAELMNNIFLGAGARLARYIRNEPIRHMVMQANEDFKTGSHLLLFPEGTRTVRQPINPLKGSIALIAHQAKVPVQTLIIETNSPYLSKGWPLFRKPTMPVSYKIKLGKRFPPPVNTHQFMEELEEYFRDALKPYPKQCLLSGIDYNKPSTTLNSQGTTLP is encoded by the coding sequence ATGAACTGGATAAAGACAAACTCTGTTTCGGATTTTCTGCTACAAATTTATGACTATCTTGTCCTATATTTTGGATTGATCTGGCTGGGTTTCTTGAGTCTATGTTGGACATTGATAGCCAGTATGCTTTACCCGTTGTTGCCTGAGCGTTATGCTATTTATCTTGGCCGCTATGTGATTATGATTTCTTTCCGTGCTTACTTAGCCAGCCTGAGCTTTTCCCAGCGCTGTAACTTTGATCTAACTGAATTAGATGTACTGCGTAACGACATTCCAATGATCATCGCCCCTAACCATCCATGTCTATTGGATGCGGTCATGGTGATCTCGCGTTTACCAAATGTTGCATGTGTGATGAAAGCAGAGCTCATGAACAATATTTTCTTAGGCGCTGGTGCCCGGCTTGCGCGATATATCCGTAATGAACCGATAAGACATATGGTAATGCAGGCCAATGAGGATTTTAAAACCGGTAGTCATTTACTTTTATTTCCCGAAGGCACGCGCACTGTGCGGCAACCTATTAACCCTTTGAAGGGGAGTATTGCCCTGATTGCCCATCAGGCAAAAGTGCCTGTTCAAACACTCATCATAGAAACAAACTCACCCTATTTAAGCAAAGGCTGGCCACTGTTTCGCAAACCGACTATGCCTGTGAGTTATAAAATAAAATTAGGTAAACGTTTCCCACCGCCAGTAAATACTCACCAGTTTATGGAGGAGCTTGAAGAGTACTTTCGTGACGCGCTAAAGCCTTACCCTAAGCAATGTTTACTATCTGGGATTGATTATAATAAACCAAGCACTACACTTAACTCACAAGGGACAACATTGCCATGA
- a CDS encoding hotdog family protein, with the protein MLNQLLDKVWIANHIPHQGDMCLLDSVLTWDQTNIKCIAVSHRNTDNPLRAHDQLGIACGIEYAAQAMAVHGALSAATDSPRPKVGYLVSVRSVNMYATRLDDISADLQVNASCMMANESNMLYEFSVSANDQVLLEGRAAVVLNAESLK; encoded by the coding sequence TTGCTGAATCAGTTGCTAGATAAAGTATGGATTGCGAACCATATCCCGCATCAGGGTGATATGTGCTTACTTGATAGCGTACTAACTTGGGATCAGACAAATATTAAGTGTATTGCAGTCAGCCACCGTAATACAGACAATCCACTGCGCGCGCATGATCAGCTTGGTATCGCCTGTGGTATAGAATATGCCGCGCAGGCAATGGCGGTCCATGGTGCATTATCTGCTGCTACAGATAGCCCACGCCCAAAGGTTGGCTACTTGGTGAGTGTGCGCAGTGTGAATATGTACGCCACTCGTCTGGATGACATCTCCGCAGACTTACAGGTAAACGCAAGCTGTATGATGGCGAACGAAAGTAATATGCTATATGAATTTAGCGTGAGTGCGAATGACCAAGTGCTGCTAGAAGGTAGAGCAGCTGTGGTATTAAACGCTGAGTCTCTAAAATAG
- a CDS encoding MMPL family transporter, with product MNPKPPHLSQLLSRLSRCSTAIIIWLLMIVASLVIISRSHFTADLSAFLPSNPTAEQQLLMDQLKDGLASRLILVGIEGADPSTRAVLSKTIAKNLRSNSAFVSVNNGEAITTERDRAYLFNNRYLLSQAVTPEHFSIDGLHIAISDSIDQIASPAGLLIKSLLPHDPTGEMLQLLDAMNASNKPELVEGAWASRDGNTALLLLQTSAVGSDTDAQKQAMQFIQNEFDQAAKCIIAKPRPTLLMTGPGVFSVVARDTIKSQVRIIFIVSTVLIALLLLAVYRSLTALLLGFLPVATGILAGIASVSLWFGVVHGITLGFGTALIGEAVDYSIYLFMQSDQTGNKEQDRKKWIQLVWPTVRLGVLTSVFGFAALLLSGFPGLAQLGLYSVAGLVAAAAMTRYVLPSLLPANFSIRDVSNAGLKLSHYAQLARSLRWPAIILVAASSVIVYQHHNHLWNTELAALSPVSAADQALDARLRAGMGAPDVRYVVVVTGDSQDTVLSNTEKVSAALQGLVDKGLLSSFDSASHYLPSLATQQARLASLPTPAELKPRLTVAVKGLPVQASVFTPFLTDMEAARSKPLLQRNDLQGTSMAMAVDAMLLQQGQHWSSLIPLTAPESGSIDVANVQVTLDQAKVKNTLFVDMKAESNRLYSGYMQEAILLSLVGVVAIIVLLLFVLRSPLRVLAVTAPLVAAVLTVMAGLALFGQQLIILHLIGLLLIVAIGSNYALFFNPIIKQGMSEISPCTYASLVFANVATVLGFGLLAFSSVPVLQAMGVTVAPGVILALLFSAVFAHSKG from the coding sequence GTGAATCCAAAACCACCACACTTATCCCAGCTACTATCTAGGCTAAGCCGTTGCAGCACGGCCATCATCATATGGCTACTGATGATAGTCGCTAGCCTAGTCATTATCAGCCGCAGTCACTTTACCGCCGACTTATCCGCATTCCTACCTAGCAACCCCACGGCGGAACAGCAATTGCTGATGGATCAGCTCAAGGATGGGTTGGCATCGCGTTTGATATTAGTCGGCATAGAAGGGGCTGACCCAAGCACCCGCGCTGTGCTATCTAAAACCATTGCAAAAAACCTGCGTAGTAACTCCGCCTTTGTTAGTGTGAATAACGGCGAAGCGATCACCACAGAACGTGACCGCGCTTATCTGTTCAATAATCGTTATCTGTTAAGTCAGGCGGTCACACCTGAACACTTCAGCATAGATGGGTTGCATATCGCCATCAGCGACAGCATAGATCAGATTGCTTCGCCCGCGGGCTTGCTAATAAAATCGCTACTGCCGCATGACCCAACGGGTGAAATGCTGCAACTCTTGGATGCAATGAATGCCAGTAACAAACCCGAGCTTGTAGAAGGTGCTTGGGCTTCACGCGATGGCAATACGGCCTTACTGTTACTGCAAACGAGCGCTGTAGGCTCGGATACTGATGCACAAAAACAGGCGATGCAATTTATTCAAAATGAATTCGACCAAGCAGCAAAATGTATAATAGCCAAGCCACGGCCCACATTACTCATGACTGGTCCTGGCGTGTTTTCAGTCGTTGCGCGCGACACCATCAAAAGCCAAGTGCGCATCATATTTATTGTCAGCACTGTATTAATCGCTCTGCTGCTGTTAGCCGTCTATAGATCGCTCACCGCATTGCTATTGGGCTTCTTGCCTGTAGCTACTGGCATACTCGCTGGCATTGCCTCCGTAAGCCTGTGGTTTGGCGTGGTGCATGGCATTACATTAGGTTTTGGTACCGCATTGATAGGTGAAGCGGTCGATTACTCCATCTACCTGTTCATGCAATCGGACCAAACTGGCAATAAAGAGCAGGATCGCAAAAAGTGGATTCAACTGGTATGGCCTACGGTGAGGCTAGGCGTGCTGACTTCCGTATTCGGCTTTGCCGCGCTACTGTTATCAGGCTTTCCCGGTTTAGCACAGTTGGGTTTATATTCAGTAGCAGGCTTGGTTGCCGCAGCTGCGATGACACGCTATGTTTTGCCTTCTCTGTTGCCAGCGAATTTTAGTATTAGGGATGTCAGCAATGCCGGGTTAAAATTATCCCATTACGCGCAGCTAGCTCGTAGCTTACGTTGGCCTGCGATTATATTGGTGGCCGCTTCCAGCGTCATCGTATACCAGCATCACAATCATTTATGGAATACTGAGCTTGCTGCGCTAAGCCCGGTATCGGCAGCTGACCAAGCGCTAGATGCTAGATTGCGTGCAGGCATGGGAGCACCTGATGTCCGTTATGTAGTCGTTGTCACTGGGGATAGTCAGGATACGGTACTCAGTAATACTGAAAAAGTATCAGCAGCTTTACAAGGTTTGGTGGATAAAGGATTACTCAGCAGTTTCGACAGCGCCAGCCACTACCTGCCGAGTCTAGCGACACAGCAAGCACGTTTAGCGAGCTTGCCCACGCCTGCTGAATTAAAACCCAGATTAACCGTTGCGGTCAAAGGTTTACCTGTACAGGCTTCTGTATTCACTCCATTTTTAACGGATATGGAAGCTGCACGAAGTAAGCCATTATTACAACGTAATGATTTACAAGGCACCTCAATGGCGATGGCTGTTGATGCTATGCTACTACAACAAGGTCAGCATTGGAGTTCACTGATTCCGCTCACAGCCCCGGAAAGCGGTAGTATTGATGTGGCAAACGTACAGGTGACACTTGATCAAGCAAAGGTTAAAAATACCTTATTTGTCGATATGAAAGCTGAATCCAACCGCCTATATTCAGGCTATATGCAGGAAGCTATTTTGTTATCGCTCGTGGGAGTAGTGGCGATTATCGTACTGCTGCTTTTTGTGCTGCGTTCGCCATTGCGTGTATTGGCAGTTACTGCGCCACTGGTTGCCGCAGTGCTCACCGTCATGGCTGGGTTAGCCTTATTCGGTCAACAACTCATCATTCTACATTTGATAGGCTTGTTGTTGATTGTGGCTATCGGTTCTAACTATGCATTATTCTTCAACCCGATAATTAAACAGGGCATGTCAGAGATTTCACCCTGTACTTACGCCTCATTGGTGTTTGCCAATGTTGCCACTGTACTCGGCTTCGGTTTGTTGGCTTTTTCCAGCGTGCCCGTGTTGCAGGCGATGGGTGTAACTGTTGCCCCCGGAGTGATTCTGGCATTGCTTTTCTCGGCCGTTTTTGCACACAGTAAAGGCTAA
- the fabG gene encoding 3-oxoacyl-ACP reductase FabG encodes MKRALVTGGSGGIGAAICRRLAADGCYVYIHANNGIETATQLAAEINAAGGSATVLQFDVTDQAAVNAALSPLVENEPIQILINNAGIHDDAVFPGMSSAQWHRVIDVSVHGFFNVTQPLMMPMIRSRWGRIINVSSISGITGNRGQTNYSAAKGALNAATKSLSQEVASRGITVNAVAPGIIETSMSESTFDAQAIANMVPMKRAGTAKEVADLVSFLASDQSTYITGQIISINGGMI; translated from the coding sequence ATGAAAAGAGCTTTAGTCACTGGGGGCAGCGGTGGCATTGGCGCTGCGATTTGCCGACGTCTAGCCGCGGATGGTTGTTATGTGTATATCCATGCGAACAATGGTATTGAGACTGCAACCCAACTTGCAGCAGAGATTAATGCAGCGGGCGGCAGTGCCACCGTGTTGCAATTTGATGTGACTGACCAAGCAGCCGTGAATGCCGCCCTTAGTCCATTGGTAGAAAATGAGCCCATTCAGATTTTGATCAACAATGCTGGCATCCATGATGATGCGGTATTTCCGGGGATGAGTTCAGCACAGTGGCATCGCGTCATAGACGTATCAGTGCACGGCTTTTTCAATGTCACCCAACCTTTGATGATGCCCATGATACGCAGCCGTTGGGGGCGCATTATCAATGTGTCGTCCATCTCCGGCATTACGGGCAACCGGGGCCAGACTAACTATTCCGCAGCCAAGGGCGCATTGAACGCAGCGACTAAATCCTTATCCCAAGAAGTCGCAAGCCGTGGTATTACTGTCAATGCAGTTGCGCCTGGCATCATTGAAACAAGCATGAGTGAAAGTACATTTGATGCGCAGGCAATTGCCAATATGGTACCTATGAAACGCGCTGGCACGGCCAAAGAAGTGGCAGATTTAGTGAGCTTTCTAGCTTCAGATCAATCAACTTATATTACCGGGCAAATTATCTCTATCAATGGCGGAATGATTTAA
- a CDS encoding beta-ketoacyl-[acyl-carrier-protein] synthase family protein, producing MKPLLLSHFTVTSCIGKGLMQTLDALRQCRKTLKPCDFETVDLSTFIGEVEGVNDVKMHAGMTEYDCRNNRLAQLGLEQDGFSEAVNAAAAKYGHDRIGVFLGTSTSGILETELAFRHRDITTGALPEDFIYNKTQNTYSVTDFTRQYFKLAGPAVVVSSACSSSAKVFSVARRMIEAGLIDAAIVGGVDSLCLTTLYGFNSLGLLSTQACRPYDITRDGISIGEAAAFALLERPSADIDNDAILLLGIGESSDAYHMSSPHPDGLGAKIAMQQALQSANLDPSDIDYINLHGTATLSNDAAEAKAVSAVFNNPVPCSSSKGATGHTLGAAGAVEAVICALALQHGLIPSGLNTQEVDTELNLDYRLENQQLALKHVMSNSFGFGGTNCSLIFGLAGSLGVAN from the coding sequence TTGAAACCGTTACTACTCTCACACTTCACTGTCACTAGCTGTATAGGCAAAGGTCTGATGCAAACCTTAGACGCGTTACGGCAATGTCGAAAGACCCTCAAACCTTGTGATTTTGAAACTGTAGACTTATCTACTTTCATTGGAGAGGTTGAAGGCGTAAATGACGTGAAAATGCATGCTGGCATGACAGAGTATGACTGCCGCAATAACCGCTTGGCGCAACTCGGGCTAGAGCAGGATGGCTTCAGTGAAGCCGTGAATGCTGCCGCTGCGAAATATGGGCATGATCGCATAGGCGTATTTTTGGGTACCAGCACATCTGGAATATTGGAAACCGAGCTGGCTTTCCGTCATCGGGATATAACCACTGGGGCGCTACCCGAAGATTTTATCTACAATAAAACCCAGAACACTTACTCAGTGACAGATTTTACTCGACAATATTTTAAGCTAGCAGGACCTGCAGTGGTAGTGTCATCTGCCTGCTCTTCTAGCGCCAAGGTTTTCAGCGTAGCAAGGCGCATGATAGAAGCTGGCTTAATTGATGCCGCTATCGTTGGCGGTGTCGACTCCCTATGTTTAACGACGCTATATGGGTTCAACTCATTAGGGCTGCTATCAACCCAAGCCTGTCGCCCATACGACATCACACGAGACGGCATCTCTATTGGCGAGGCTGCAGCTTTCGCCTTGCTTGAGCGACCATCAGCGGATATTGATAATGACGCAATACTATTGCTGGGCATTGGCGAATCTAGCGATGCTTATCATATGTCATCGCCACATCCAGATGGGCTAGGTGCAAAAATAGCCATGCAGCAGGCACTGCAAAGCGCTAATTTGGATCCATCTGATATCGATTACATCAACCTGCATGGCACTGCTACCCTCAGTAACGATGCAGCTGAAGCCAAGGCTGTCAGTGCCGTATTCAATAATCCCGTGCCGTGCAGCTCAAGCAAAGGCGCAACTGGGCATACACTTGGCGCTGCTGGGGCAGTTGAAGCAGTAATCTGCGCACTGGCATTGCAGCATGGACTCATTCCTAGCGGGCTTAATACCCAAGAAGTAGATACAGAACTAAATCTGGATTACCGGTTAGAGAATCAACAGCTCGCTCTAAAGCATGTCATGAGCAATTCATTCGGTTTTGGCGGTACTAACTGCAGCCTTATTTTTGGACTTGCTGGTAGTCTAGGAGTCGCTAATTGA
- a CDS encoding glycosyltransferase family 2 protein, which produces MISPSKTHIVLIPSYNPGVKVYETVRTARQFWNPVWVIIDGSTDGSEITLQEMANSDNGLRVIHIPHNQGKGAAVLHGLHIASAESFTHVLTMDSDGQHPADLIPQFMDESIKNPEVMVLGKPIFDASAPNIRVQGRKISNWWANLETLGGGIGDSLFGFRVYPIEPLRKVMRFNPWMRHFDFDPEAAVRLSWRGVKVVNLPAPVRYFSTDEGGVSHFRYLRDNILLTWMYTRLFLGFVLRLPILLIRRF; this is translated from the coding sequence ATGATCAGTCCTTCGAAGACACATATCGTCCTTATTCCCAGCTACAACCCAGGCGTCAAAGTCTATGAAACTGTGCGCACTGCTCGCCAATTCTGGAACCCAGTCTGGGTCATCATCGATGGCAGCACCGATGGTTCTGAAATCACTTTGCAGGAGATGGCGAATTCAGATAATGGTTTGCGAGTAATTCATATACCGCACAATCAAGGTAAGGGTGCTGCTGTTCTGCACGGGCTTCATATTGCCTCTGCCGAGAGCTTTACACATGTCCTGACTATGGATTCTGATGGGCAGCATCCTGCGGATTTGATACCACAGTTTATGGATGAGTCCATAAAAAATCCTGAGGTTATGGTGCTAGGAAAGCCGATTTTTGATGCCAGTGCGCCCAATATTCGCGTGCAGGGCCGCAAAATATCCAACTGGTGGGCGAACCTAGAAACACTGGGAGGAGGGATTGGTGATTCGCTATTTGGATTTCGTGTTTATCCTATCGAGCCCCTCAGAAAAGTGATGCGCTTCAATCCTTGGATGCGCCACTTTGATTTTGACCCCGAAGCTGCCGTGCGGCTAAGCTGGCGCGGCGTCAAAGTGGTGAATTTGCCTGCGCCAGTACGCTACTTTAGTACTGATGAAGGTGGCGTTTCTCATTTTCGCTACTTGCGCGACAATATATTACTCACTTGGATGTATACGCGACTGTTCCTAGGATTCGTTTTGCGATTGCCGATCCTATTGATACGGCGTTTTTAG
- a CDS encoding beta-ketoacyl synthase chain length factor, which produces MTTKLTAYIEGIGLIGPGLNDWASGRQILAGQQPYQSAKTIIPTPELLPAAERRRASNIVKLTLATSLQAIVEAGLQDENLPSVFSFSNGDGLNCHTICEMLASDDREISPTRFHNSVHNATAGYWSIATKTMATSSVLCAYDASFGAGLLDALTQVTVDGTRCILMASDTPYPEPMFSKRPIPDNCGIALVIAPQQSEKSIAQIQVSLTHDEAFKFTDAVLETLRIAIPSARGLPLLQLIAKGQANSVVLDYLDDLRLRVEVKSC; this is translated from the coding sequence TTGACCACTAAACTCACAGCTTATATTGAAGGCATTGGCCTGATAGGTCCGGGCTTGAATGACTGGGCAAGTGGTCGCCAGATACTGGCTGGTCAACAACCTTACCAATCAGCCAAAACTATCATTCCTACACCCGAACTATTGCCTGCTGCTGAACGCAGGCGCGCAAGCAATATCGTCAAGTTGACATTAGCCACTTCACTGCAAGCAATTGTCGAAGCAGGATTACAAGATGAAAACCTGCCTAGTGTATTTTCTTTCTCAAATGGTGATGGCCTTAATTGCCATACAATCTGCGAAATGCTGGCCTCTGATGATAGGGAGATATCGCCGACGCGTTTTCATAACTCCGTACATAACGCTACTGCAGGTTATTGGAGCATCGCCACCAAAACCATGGCGACGTCCTCAGTGCTATGTGCCTATGACGCCAGTTTTGGCGCAGGTTTATTAGATGCATTAACGCAAGTAACAGTAGATGGTACACGCTGTATCTTAATGGCAAGTGACACCCCTTATCCTGAACCAATGTTCAGCAAACGGCCTATTCCCGATAATTGCGGTATTGCGCTGGTGATTGCACCACAGCAAAGTGAGAAAAGTATCGCGCAGATTCAAGTAAGTCTTACTCATGACGAAGCTTTTAAATTTACAGATGCTGTGCTGGAAACCTTACGCATCGCTATCCCGTCTGCACGCGGCTTGCCTCTATTACAACTGATCGCAAAAGGACAAGCTAACAGCGTTGTGCTGGATTACCTTGATGATTTACGTTTAAGAGTTGAGGTGAAGTCTTGCTGA